The following proteins are encoded in a genomic region of Arachis stenosperma cultivar V10309 chromosome 4, arast.V10309.gnm1.PFL2, whole genome shotgun sequence:
- the LOC130975780 gene encoding uncharacterized protein LOC130975780, with product MARDYAKGDALRVIKAAGEPSRPMRLPVPNGLLPKNSNHLYVTVADGSNRTFKIACSPRGWKEITLGRGWQRFYHEYKLQPSNILLFKHKGRDDFSVRIFQSPGVERTYDTSGDDSGDNTPPQVSRKRTPATEGTRRRKGCINVPRSAAAAEVEQTFNSEHPFFIMHITKRLLGIHFLPNVPHFGEDVNDSAMVTLRSGEISVRAVYGRYVGQRRCNCGSISQGWAEFLHKCNVTVPKLGVFEISSTHPEVELLVQFVDFE from the exons ATGGCCAGAGATTACGCCAAAGGTGACGCCCTTAGGGTTATCAAAGCGGCAGGCGAGCCGTCGCGGCCCATG CGTTTGCCAGTACCGAATGGGCTCCTCCCCAAAAATAGCAACCATCTGTACGTCACGGTCGCCGATGGGTCCAACCGTACTTTCAAGATTGCGTGTAGCCCCAGGGGGTGGAAAGAGATCACTCTCGGCAGGGGATGGCAAAGGTTCTATCATGAATATAAGCTACAACCATCTAACATTCTTCTGTTCAAGCACAAGGGCAGGGACGACTTCAGCGTTCGCATATTTCAGTCACCGGGTGTGGAAAGGACGTATGATACGTCCGGTGATGACTCCGGCGACAACACACCCCCCCAAGTGTCAAGGAAACGTACACCCGCTACTGAAGGTACCCGGCGTCGAAAGGGGTGTATCAATGTCCCTAGGAGCGCCGCTGCAGCTGAGGTGGAGCAGACATTTAACTCGGAGCACCCCTTCTTCATCATGCACATCACAAAAAGGCTCCTGGGCATCCACTTCCTG CCAAATGTGCCGCATTTTGGAGAGGACGTCAACGATTCTGCCATGGTCACTCTGAGATCGGGGGAGATCTCCGTCCGGGCCGTCTACGGAAGATACGTGGGCCAACGAAGGTGCAATTGTGGCAGCATTAGCCAAGGGTGGGCGGAATTCTTGCACAAGTGCAACGTAACTGTCCCCAAGCTCGGCGTGTTTGAGATCTCCAGTACCCACCCAGAGGTGGAGCTGTTGGTCCAATTTGTTGATTTTGAATGA
- the LOC130975781 gene encoding protein FAR1-RELATED SEQUENCE 5-like has translation MASSSKLWKDACMWNEPLADYWMEGNGGGSNPQDTMFDTRVEEDAELSDWEGRGASMLPGFLGLDGLRAENVLEMEFSSPQEAGGFYNNYSRLKGFASRRGKTVRNTAGEIVRYTFVCNRQGFREKKWLENVDRKREHKVVTRCGCMAEMRIKRKDGSGRWYVSRFVEEHNHELAYGKLVDYLRSHRKISEVEVAQLTSMREIGISIPKIYESFAAQLGGFNLVTFTKQDMYNEIRKQRGLQGGDISAAIRYLEGLAGMDGKMFWRYKLGAGQHLCNLFWSDGRCQEDYGIFGDVLAFDATYGRNKYNLPVVVFSGVNHHNQTCVFGTAMVSCESQESYIWVLRQFMECMQGKAPQSVITDGDPAMRIAIQSVFPDAHHRLCAWHLLRNATANISDPRFTQMFRHCMLADMEIDEFEAHWEAMVNECGVREVEWVKDLYTKKHAWATAYIRGRFFAGVRTTSRCESLHAKLGRFVESRYGVLEFVRNFQRCVDFLRDTEDELEFRSWYGTPVLQTEFVELEKSGWTMFTREMFLRFRDSLKRCVRVRICEINDTANPHAYTLQKYRRPEMNWKVYRDPVANRFTCTCMRMESFGLPCVHILSVCVRLDLVEIPESLVLRRWSKAAKMEVHNQCVEQHTADRSVTYRTRLGAFSQLCKRLGRVACMSDEDFKLYSNKLLSDALFLEIKNGLRPSTDDITAAQDCGVKDPIRVRTKGTGRMSQACGSAPKTKRKCSTCGKLGHRRTRCPNGGAQPSSRNDKSPAGINKRKRSKLYVNKCKLITDCILITKPLHCSCLNTIRYHFSMLVFTVLWFDVLVCQWNRHPSLSQIKRSLKIHVNPNDTFGTNFRMEKSDDGRLICELYPMILTFCGQNRCNTATDIAKTLFVIFTSYHGNAAQVPYQQLDISLIAYPN, from the exons ATGGCATCGAGTAGCAAGCTTTGGAAGGATGCGTGTATGTGGAATGAGCCTCTTGCGGATTACTGGATGGAGGGCAACGGTGGTGGGTCGAATCCACAG GACACAATGTTTGATACTAGAGTGGAGGAAGATGCTGAGTTATCCGATTGGGAAGGAAGGGGGGCTTCAATGTTGCCCGGATTTTTGGGTTTGGATGGGTTGCGAGCAGAAAATGTTCTCGAAATGGAGTTCTCTTCACCTCAGGAGGCAGGCGGCTTCTATAACAATTACAGCCGACTAAAGGGCTTTGCATCACGGCGAGGCAAGACTGTTAGAAACACTGCCGGAGAGATCGTGCGGTACACTTTTGTTTGTAATAGGCAAGGATTTCGAGAGAAGAAATGGTTGGAAAATGTTGATCGCAAAAGGGAGCATAAGGTAGTAACCCGATGCGGATGCATGGCGGAGATGAGGATAAAGAGGAAAGACGGTAGTGGGAGGTGGTATGTATCGCGTTTTGTCGAGGAGCATAACCACGAACTTGCGTATGGGAAGCTTGTTGATTATCTGCGGTCACACAGGAAGATATCTGAGGTAGAAGTTGCTCAACTAACAAGCATGAGGGAGATTGGGATTAGCATACCTAAGATTTATGAGTCTTTCGCAGCACAACTAGGGGGTTTTAATCTGGTAACATTCACAAAGCAAGATATGTATAATGAGATACGGAAACAGAGAGGTCTGCAAGGCGGAGATATAAGTGCGGCTATTAGGTACTTGGAAGGTCTGGCAGGCATGGATGGGAAAATGTTTTGGCGTTACAAGTTGGGGGCAGGGCAACACCTATGCAACTTGTTTTGGAGCGACGGTCGTTGCCAGGAAGATTATGGGATTTTCGGCGATGTGCTAGCATTCGACGCTACGTATGGCCGCAACAAGTACAACCTACCCGTTGTAGTCTTTTCCGGAGTAAACCATCACAACCAGACATGCGTATTTGGAACAGCAATGGTCTCATGCGAATCGCAGGAGTCATATATTTGGGTTCTTCGCCAGTTTATGGAATGCATGCAAGGTAAGGCACCGCAATCGGTCATCACGGATGGCGACCCGGCCATGCGGATAGCAATCCAGTCTGTATTTCCTGATGCACATCATCGGTTGTGTGCCTGGCATCTGCTGAGGAATGCGACTGCTAACATAAGCGACCCGAGATTCACACAAATGTTTAGACACTGCATGTTGGCAGATATGGAAATCGATGAGTTCGAAGCGCATTGGGAGGCAATGGTCAACGAGTGCGGTGTTAGGGAGGTTGAGTGGGTTAAGGACTTGTACACCAAAAAGCACGCTTGGGCCACCGCATACATCCGCGGTAGATTTTTTGCTGGAGTACGGACGACCTCTAGGTGCGAGTCACTACATGCCAAACTAGGGAGGTTTGTCGAGAGCAGGTACGGGGTGTTAGAATTTGTAAGAAATTTTCAAAGGTGTGTGGATTTTCTGCGTGACACCGAGGACGAGCTAGAATTTCGTTCATGGTACGGAACACCTGTGCTACAAACAGAGTTTGTTGAGCTGGAAAAGTCCGGGTGGACGATGTTCACGCGCGAAATGTTTCTCAGATTCCGGGATAGCCTGAAACGGTGTGTTCGCGTTAGAATATGTGAAATTAATGACACTGCGAACCCTCATGCATACACTCTCCAGAAGTATCGAAGGCCTGAGATGAATTGGAAGGTTTATAGGGACCCTGTCGCGAACAGATTTACTTGCACCTGCATGCGTATGGAGTCGTTTGGTCTTCCTTGTGTGCATATCCTTTCCGTGTGTGTTAGGCTTGACTTAGTGGAAATCCCTGAAAGCCTAGTGCTGCGCAGGTGGTCTAAGGCAGCCAAAATGGAGGTCCATAACCAATGTGTTGAGCAACACACTGCTGACCGAAGTGTGACCTATAGGACACGATTGGGTGCTTTCTCCCAGCTATGTAAGCGTTTAGGGCGCGTTGCCTGCATGAGTGATGAAGACTTCAAGCTTTACTCAAATAAGCTTCTGAGTGATGCTCTCTTCCTTGAAATAAAGAATGGGCTCAGACCATCAACGGATGATATCACAGCAGCCCAAGATTGCGGGGTGAAGGACCCGATTCGTGTTAGAACAAAAGGCACGGGACGGATGAGTCAAGCATGTGGGTCTGCCCCAAAAACCAAAAGAAAGTGCAGCACATGCGGGAAGCTAGGGCACCGGAGGACTAGATGCCCCAACGGAGGCGCACAACCTTCATCAAGGAACGATAAATCACCTGCTGGGATAAATAAACGCAAGCGATCAAAG CTGTATGTTAACAAGTGTAAACTCATTACCGATTGCATACTCATTACTAAGCCACTGCATTGTTCATGCCTCAACACCATCCGTTATCATTTCAGTATGCTGGTGTTTACAGTTCTGTGGTTTGACGTTCTTGTTTGTCAATGGAACAGGCACCCGTCGTTGTCGCAGATAAAACGCAGCCTCAAAATCCATGTCAACCCGAACGACACATTTGGGACCAATTTTCGAATGGAGAAGTCTGACGACGGTCGACTGATATGTGAGCT TTACCCAATGATTTTGACCTTCTGCGGTCAGAATCGATGCAATACTGCCACTGATATTGCTAAG ACTCTTTTTGTGATTTTCACTTCATACCATGGTAATGCTGCACAGGTTCCTTACCAACAATTGGATATTAGTCTTATAGCATATCCTAACTAA